The segment GATCCGGATGACGATTGGCGCTGGCACATGTATGACACCGTCAAGGGTGGCGATTATATCGCTGACCAGGATGCCGCTGAATACATGTGTACCGAAGGCCCGAAAGCGGTCTTCGAGCTTGAGCACATGGGTCTGCCGTTCTCCCGTTTCGACAACGGTCGCATCTACCAGCGCCCGTTCGGTGGCCAGTCCAAGGACTTCGGTAAAGGCGGCCAGGCAGCACGTACCTGCGCTGCAGCTGACCGTACCGGTCACGCACTGTTGCACACCCTGTATCAGGCCAACCTGAAAAACGGCACTGTCTTCCTCGACGAGTGGTACGCCATCGATCTGGTCAAGAATGCCAATGACGATGTCGTCGGCGTGATTGCCCTGTGTATCGAGACGGGCGAAACCGTCATCGTCAAGTCCAAGGCCACTGTGTTGGCCACCGGTGGCGCAGGTCGTATCTATGCCTCCACCACCAATGCCCTGATCAATACCGGTGACGGTATCGGCATGGCGCTGCGTGCTGGCTTGCCGGTTCAGGACATGGAAATGTGGCAGTTCCACCCGACCGGGATTCACGGTGCGGGCGTTCTGGTCACCGAAGGTTGCCGCGGTGAAGGTGGCTATCTGGTCAACAAGGACGGCGAGCGCTTCATGGAGCGTTACGCGCCGAACGCCAAGGACCTTGCGGGCCGCGATGTTGTCGCACGCTCGATGGTGCTTGAGATCCTTGAAGGCCGTGGTTGTGGCGAGAATGGCGATCACGTCTTCCTGAAGCTGGATCACCTGGGTGAGGAAGTGCTGAACAAGCGCCTGCCGGGTATCTCCGAGCTGTCCAAGACCTTCGCGCACGTCGATCCGACCAACGCGCCGATCCCTGTCGTACCGACCTGCCACTACATGATGGGTGGCATTGCCACCAACGTGCATGGTCAGGCTATCGCGCAGGACGACAGCGGCAACGACCATATCGTCAACGGCCTCTATGCCGTCGGTGAAGTGGCCTGTGTGTCCGTTCACGGTGCCAACCGTCTGGGTGGCAACTCGCTGCTGGATCTGGTGGTCTTCGGTCGTGCTGCGGGCAAATACATCGAAAGTGCACTGAATGAAGGTATCGAGTATCTCGAGCCGACTCAGAGCGACATCGATACGGCGCTGGTGCGTCTGAATCGCTGGAACGAATCCGATAGCGGCGAGTCCGTGCCGGAGCTCAAGCGTGAGCTGCAGCAGATCATGCAGAACTCCTTCGGTGTCTTCCGTCAGGAAGACAAGATGGAAGAAGGCGTCAAGCAGCTGTCCGATCTGCGTGAGCGTATCGCCAAGGCGGGTCTGTCCGACAAGTCTCAGGTCTTCAATACCGCGCGTATCGAAGCACTGGAACTGGATAATCTGATGGAAGTGGCTGAAGCCACTGCGATTGCGGCCCTGGCCCGCAAGGAAAGTCGTGGTGCTCACTCCCGTTACGACTTCCCGGATCGTGATGACGTGAACTGGCTGAAGCACTCCATGTTCTTCCCGCGCGACAAGCGCGTCGGCAAGCGTGACGTGAACTTCGCACCGAAGACCGTCGAGCGTTTCGAGCCGAAGATTCGTACCTACTGAGTTCAGTGCCTGCTGAGTTCGTGTTC is part of the Cobetia sp. L2A1 genome and harbors:
- the sdhA gene encoding succinate dehydrogenase flavoprotein subunit translates to MSTMRSLTFDAIIIGGGGAGLRAGLELSQSGKKTAVLSKVFPTRSHTVSAQGGITCAIGSADPDDDWRWHMYDTVKGGDYIADQDAAEYMCTEGPKAVFELEHMGLPFSRFDNGRIYQRPFGGQSKDFGKGGQAARTCAAADRTGHALLHTLYQANLKNGTVFLDEWYAIDLVKNANDDVVGVIALCIETGETVIVKSKATVLATGGAGRIYASTTNALINTGDGIGMALRAGLPVQDMEMWQFHPTGIHGAGVLVTEGCRGEGGYLVNKDGERFMERYAPNAKDLAGRDVVARSMVLEILEGRGCGENGDHVFLKLDHLGEEVLNKRLPGISELSKTFAHVDPTNAPIPVVPTCHYMMGGIATNVHGQAIAQDDSGNDHIVNGLYAVGEVACVSVHGANRLGGNSLLDLVVFGRAAGKYIESALNEGIEYLEPTQSDIDTALVRLNRWNESDSGESVPELKRELQQIMQNSFGVFRQEDKMEEGVKQLSDLRERIAKAGLSDKSQVFNTARIEALELDNLMEVAEATAIAALARKESRGAHSRYDFPDRDDVNWLKHSMFFPRDKRVGKRDVNFAPKTVERFEPKIRTY